The sequence CAACTTTTGGCCAAAATTTAAATTTTTTGGGGCCTCGGTGTATCACTGGAATGTGTGTAATACGGCGTTCGCCTTGTACAGGGCCTATATTGACGATTATCTTGACAGAACCGGTGTCAACAGGGCTCGCATGTATCTTTCCCAGATCCAGGGCCACGGTTCTTTCTATTGTTGAGGTTGCTCCTCCAATATCAATTGGCAGAGTGTCGATCTTTTGCAGACGCATGAGTTCCTTTTCTGGTCCTATGAGGAGGACTTCGCTTGGATCTACCATAATATTAATTATTTTGAAGTATTCATTGGGTTTTCCGTTTACCACTGGGTGGACCAAAACCCTCTTTCTGAGGAGGTGATCCAATTCGATCTCAATATTTTGAGGATTTATCCTCATCACTCTGATGCCAGCAGGAAGTGGAATGCTGTCTGGGGTAATATGGACTAAAAATTTCCCTGGTACTGCCCCTTTCAAGTCTATAACTCGGCTAATACCTTGAGTGGCCACAGCCCTTATAAGGCTCCTTGGTCCATAGACCCGGACGTCTATATAGGAGGGCACATCGTTGGCTACTACAAGATTGGAAGGAATGTTTACGAGTTCAACAGGCAGGGAGATTGTAATTTCTGCTTTTTCTTCCCCTACTACGAAGAACCAAAGCATTATGGCAAACGCCAGTGACAGAATTTTTAGGCCGAGATTTTTGGTCATCCGAGGAGCTTCCTCCTCCACCAGGGCTTGTCATTTTCTTCAATGGAAAATGCATTGTGCAGGATTCGTCTTAGTAGACTTGAGTCAATATTTCTGGTCAATTTTCCATCCATTGCAACTGATATGGAACCTGTCTCCTCTGATACCACTACGGCAACAGCGTCTGTCTGCTCAGTAATTCCAATGGCAGCCCTGTGTCTGGTGCCAAGTTGGCGATCGATATAAGGACTTGTGGACAGAGGCAGCACGCAGCCGGCCACTGTGAGTCTACCCTTCTGGATGATAACAGCACCATCATGGAGGGGCGATTCTTTATTAAAAATGGACTCAAGGAGACTCTTTGAGACCTCTGCATCAAGGAGGACTCCTGAATCTATATGGTCATTGAGTCCTACGCGCCTTTCCATGACAATGAGGGCTCCAGTCTTTGAGGAACTTAGGGAAGAGGCGGCCTTTGCAATCTCTTCAAGGGTATGAAAGGTCTTTATCCTCATTCGGATAAATGGAGTTTGCCCCATTTGAGTTAGGGCCCTTCGAATATCATCCTGAAATATTATGACTATTAGCAGGAATAATGAACTTAGGATAGTACCAAGTAGCCAGTGTAGGGTATAGAGTTGCAACCACCTTGCAGCAAAATAGATCACTGTTATAAGGGCAAGGCCAGCTGCCATTTGCACGGCCCTTGTCCCACGAATGAGGAGG comes from Dissulfuribacter thermophilus and encodes:
- the cdaA gene encoding diadenylate cyclase CdaA; this translates as MFQVIQGYIPVLRWQDLVDILVVAFIIYRVILLIRGTRAVQMAAGLALITVIYFAARWLQLYTLHWLLGTILSSLFLLIVIIFQDDIRRALTQMGQTPFIRMRIKTFHTLEEIAKAASSLSSSKTGALIVMERRVGLNDHIDSGVLLDAEVSKSLLESIFNKESPLHDGAVIIQKGRLTVAGCVLPLSTSPYIDRQLGTRHRAAIGITEQTDAVAVVVSEETGSISVAMDGKLTRNIDSSLLRRILHNAFSIEENDKPWWRRKLLG
- a CDS encoding CdaR family protein; translation: MTKNLGLKILSLAFAIMLWFFVVGEEKAEITISLPVELVNIPSNLVVANDVPSYIDVRVYGPRSLIRAVATQGISRVIDLKGAVPGKFLVHITPDSIPLPAGIRVMRINPQNIEIELDHLLRKRVLVHPVVNGKPNEYFKIINIMVDPSEVLLIGPEKELMRLQKIDTLPIDIGGATSTIERTVALDLGKIHASPVDTGSVKIIVNIGPVQGERRITHIPVIHRGPKKFKFWPKVVSAVLEGPKIGLKQLEPRDILVEIDSRTLEPGKHKVSPVVTVPDGFKLKRIIPETITVTVKEAQK